From the genome of Daphnia pulex isolate KAP4 chromosome 12, ASM2113471v1:
CAGCTGAACATCCGTCATCCAGAACGCCTTCGGTTTTATCTCTCCAAAGCGGATGAAGCTGGAACAGAATCCGATAGACAGAGGTTTGCTTTCTCTTCATCATTCTCTTATTTTGTATCGTTTAAACCTTAtcggtttttctttattttaattaaggGTCATGATGCAGATCGTTCAAGAGTTATGTAAACGACCGGGACTTAATAAGACGGGTTTCGACATGCCGACGATTTATATTCCCAATCCTAACAAGGTTCGAATGAGTCCGTATTTACaactttatttccttttgtttaatttaaaacgaCTCGATTGATCCACAGCTCGTCCGCTGCGTGAACCAAATTGAAGATGTTTGCAAAGATATTGAAAAAACGATCAATCAGACAATCCAGAACACGCTCAATACTCTGGAGAAAGATTGTGAAAAGATCGCACAACTTGTTGACAAGCAGATTGAAGATGACAACAACGCTAAGTCGTACAACTTAAGAGCGTCCGGAAAAGGTAAATTCAATCTGCAAATGACGtggtttgtttttaacatttattttttttttatcgcagGGATTATGTTCACCTTGTTGGGCCTTACCATACCATTAATGCTCATCATCAACTTTGCTGTGTCTAACGCATCTCGTGAATTGCTTGCCTCATTGGTTGGAGATAACGGGGCGGACATGCTTCGTCTCTATCtggtaatgttttttttcaaattcataatTAGGATCATCCCGCtcatctgttttatttcttgttgataCATAGTCCCCAGTGCGTCAATTTTGGGATCTCATTCCCGAAGAATCTCATCTTACTACCCTGTTGGTGCTCATTGGCGTGTCATTGGTGCTGCTCGGATTGGCACGTTGGTCAACTCGTCTGAAGCCAACGCTTTCGCGTGGCCAAAAACGACGCCTGGCCGATCATCGTGAATTCGTTCAGACTACCgttaaaaccaaaaagaaaactttgtaTCAAGATTACCTGCAACAAAGTGTGGCTGAACATGATCTTTGAATTTCATCCCAGATATTGTTATCGGCAGTCTCCGACTCCTTCTCGACATCGCTAAGTACTGTATTCATCAACCTTCTACGGCCCGTGCCTTTTAAAACATGTTTGAGAACAAACGCACGCCTTGCATGATGTACAATCCTATTTCTTGTTACGCCACTTTAGGTCTTGCCATTCCCcaaaatttttctctcaatttcaatcaaaatctCTTACTCTTCCCACCAGCAAAGGGCCTACCCTATATTCCATCAAACCGTGTGATTTCAACCTATaatctcttttcttctggAGAATGTGTCTCTGTCCCCCTATTCCTTAATGCGTGAAATACAATTTAGGTGATGCCTTGGAAAAGAACgatgataacaaaaaaaatactttcgTTATTACATTTACATGTGTATCGTGGGTAGTTCaaataacaaagaaatgaCGTGTAAAAGGGTTAAAATATGATTcgtttgaattcttttgtGCCTATTGACACTCAAAGAACGATTGTGGAACAAAAATTGTCCGCTGTTTTTCATATCCAAAAGTTCGTAGTGTGAAAGTCGAGGTGTTAAGAATGGAAAGTGAGGACAGATGTGTGGTTGCCACGAACTAGGAGAAATGGTGGCATGCTGGCAGTAAGTGTTTCCAACCAGCACATGTAAAGCGGACCACTGACTATTCCTTTCTGCGATATTGGCAGTGTCCtagcaagaaaaaataatttgatttatgttcttgtaaaaaaaaagacgtaaTATACTTACATTACAACGAGGTTTGCATCCAAAGAGTTCTGCAGCAGTAACTCTCTAAGTCTCATAAAATTAAACGTTTTGTGCTTCTGGGCCAACAGCTCGGACTCTTTGATCACTGGAACTTTTACGTAAATTAATCGTTAGTGTTTCTATTTGAGCATCTTCAACGATATAGCTCAACTCACTATTGGAATCAGCGTTGCTTGGATCGTCATCTTTTCGGACAAATTCGCTTGTGAGGTTGTCGAACCAGGTCTTGGTTTGCTTAGAGGGCGGATGTGTCATATCGTGAATCACGACCACATCCGAAACGGGAATGCGAAATTTCTCTAACAAGAGTCTCATGCTACAACGAAACATATAATATCGTGAtaatgttaattttaattttaataagatAAGGATTACACCTTTTCTGTTTGGTAAGTTGTTCCTCATTGTCGTCGGCCAGACAGAAAACGCGCAATTTGGATTTGGCCCAATTGGATCGCGACGTCAGGATGTGGGGCAATAGCATGGAGAGTCCACCGTCATCGTAGAGCCACCAAACGTCGATAGTCCCGCGCTTCTGTTTCATGCGGAAACGGCAAATGTTGTTTTGCACTTCGTCAGGCAATTCATTACCTTGTGGGTCCCTTTGAATATTAATAGTTTAGTAAAGTTAATCAACAAAgagttattttttgaaaaatcatacTTAAAAACTATTCGCGATTTCTTCATCCGTTTCTTCTTATCAGCAGCGCTTTCCTTTGGTGACgggaattttgtttctcctttaaTTTCGCTGCCTTGTGATTCAATACTCTCGGTAGTGTCTACAAGAGTATgttttggaatttaaaaattattggtagtcaaagagagaagaaatgtCAAGGTACATACCAAAAGTAGGGAAAGTTGCAGTATCATCACTTTCCcgtgaattttcaaatgttggaTTATCGATTCCTTCTTTGATTGGTTTCTCCTTAACGAGATCTTTTATATCAAAATCTCTGATAATCCCTGTGTAATCGAGCCCTTCCTCGACGCGCAGTATCGTTACGGCAATGTGCATCTCTAGTGCAGTACTACAGGCATTGGACATTGCaaattttataatgaaaaaatgttttaaattcaatttcgaaaGTTCTTTGGAAAACTCACTTGATTGCCGCAAAATATTCGTCAATTTCACTATTTTTGCTGGTTTTCCATTCACTTTGGTAGCCAAGTAGAAGGATGTTGGGCTTCATTTTGCCAACTCCAGTGGCCTGCAACATTGCTCCGACTCCGTTGGGGAATGAAATATTGTCCATCAATGAATAAAAAGATTTCGTCTTGTGAGCCCGGAGCCAGTGCAAAGACCTTTGCGTCCGTTCAGTGCGTTGTTTGTGACTCTGTCGCTCCTATACAAGACAAGGCAAACATTTAAGCTGGGGTAggtttagatttttaaaaat
Proteins encoded in this window:
- the LOC124209704 gene encoding sarcalumenin-like, with protein sequence MSGRVKSRQGGSSAALEQATLSINERILKECHTLYTDSDKGLVRVAEEVGLNLLAPRKKITVILIGNHSAGKSSFINWYIEEHVQRTGVAIETQGFTFVTSGRKRESLTGNATLHLYPHFKPLQEIPGVVDYLNTEISTSKQKKFSLVTFVDTPGLVDGDMKYPFDVNESIEWLGELADLIFVFFDPIGQALCKRTLNLVEQLNIRHPERLRFYLSKADEAGTESDRQRVMMQIVQELCKRPGLNKTGFDMPTIYIPNPNKLVRCVNQIEDVCKDIEKTINQTIQNTLNTLEKDCEKIAQLVDKQIEDDNNAKSYNLRASGKGIMFTLLGLTIPLMLIINFAVSNASRELLASLVGDNGADMLRLYLSPVRQFWDLIPEESHLTTLLVLIGVSLVLLGLARWSTRLKPTLSRGQKRRLADHREFVQTTVKTKKKTLYQDYLQQSVAEHDL